In one Geoglobus acetivorans genomic region, the following are encoded:
- the tmk gene encoding dTMP kinase: MGFLIAVEGIDGAGKTTIAKHIKEILEDFGFRAEVLKEPGDSVYGKMIKNSESRFPPEKELELFILDRIEDVNKNILPKVNAGICVIMDRYYYSNVAYQGALGIDPEEILRKNEEIAPKPDLTILLDVSPDIALKRIQKRQKITPFEEAEYLERVRELYLSIKSEEIRVVDAGQPLDDVKSEVYQLVMELISSRGSFFEMAMRK; the protein is encoded by the coding sequence ATGGGTTTTCTCATTGCCGTTGAGGGAATAGATGGTGCAGGCAAAACCACAATCGCAAAACACATAAAGGAAATTCTTGAGGATTTCGGATTCAGAGCTGAGGTTCTCAAGGAACCGGGTGACAGTGTTTACGGAAAGATGATAAAAAACTCTGAGAGCAGATTTCCTCCAGAAAAGGAACTTGAACTGTTCATTCTCGACAGAATCGAGGACGTGAACAAAAACATACTTCCAAAGGTCAATGCAGGGATATGCGTTATCATGGACAGATATTACTACTCAAACGTGGCATATCAGGGTGCTCTCGGAATAGACCCGGAGGAAATCCTTAGAAAAAACGAGGAAATTGCACCAAAACCGGACCTCACCATACTGCTTGATGTCAGTCCAGACATTGCTCTTAAAAGAATTCAGAAAAGGCAGAAGATTACGCCTTTCGAGGAAGCAGAGTATCTTGAGAGGGTGAGAGAGCTGTATCTCAGCATAAAGTCTGAAGAAATCAGAGTGGTTGACGCAGGCCAGCCTCTGGATGATGTAAAAAGTGAAGTGTACCAGCTTGTGATGGAACTCATATCATCAAGGGGTTCGTTCTTTGAAATGGCAATGAGAAAATAA
- a CDS encoding rRNA maturation protein: MITLTTSRDPSQRTRSFAKVISRYMNWYYLQRGKLSMEDLFEKSDRIVLIREIKGNPAFLDLYTGNKKSMTMRINVGTIKKEKMDDSPVYFAGRLPFDPVILGAMPKIDAGEKLARKLNLKKIVYARKDGKLIFTFDGREVLTVKLLGVYEG, from the coding sequence ATGATAACCCTTACAACCTCAAGGGATCCGTCCCAGAGGACCCGGAGCTTTGCAAAGGTCATCTCAAGGTACATGAACTGGTATTACCTGCAGAGAGGTAAGCTCAGCATGGAGGACCTGTTCGAGAAATCGGACAGAATTGTGCTCATAAGAGAGATAAAGGGAAATCCAGCGTTCCTGGATCTGTACACTGGAAACAAAAAATCCATGACGATGAGGATCAACGTGGGAACAATAAAGAAAGAAAAAATGGACGACAGCCCGGTGTACTTTGCAGGCAGACTTCCTTTCGACCCGGTAATACTCGGAGCCATGCCAAAGATAGATGCTGGAGAGAAGCTCGCAAGAAAACTGAATCTGAAAAAAATTGTATATGCAAGAAAGGACGGGAAACTTATCTTCACATTCGATGGCAGGGAGGTTCTCACTGTAAAACTCCTCGGGGTCTATGAGGGCTAA
- a CDS encoding KEOPS complex subunit Pcc1, producing the protein MRAKIEISGKKDWLRILKEIFVEKPEDRRSRAKVYLTDEKFVIEIIADDLIALRASVNSYLRLIRACIGTLEVIENG; encoded by the coding sequence ATGAGGGCTAAAATCGAGATCTCCGGAAAAAAGGACTGGCTCAGAATCCTGAAAGAAATATTTGTTGAGAAGCCAGAAGATAGAAGGAGCAGAGCGAAAGTTTATTTAACCGATGAAAAATTCGTAATTGAGATAATAGCCGATGACCTCATCGCTCTGAGAGCGAGTGTCAACTCGTATTTGAGGTTGATTAGAGCCTGTATCGGTACATTAGAGGTGATAGAAAATGGGTGA
- a CDS encoding manganese-dependent inorganic pyrophosphatase yields MIYVIGHKNPDTDSICSAIAYAELKKKLGVDVKAARNGEINPETAFVLEKFGFDVPELVTDGTDKKLILVDHSDVSQCVENLDKAEIVEIIDHHKIGDVTTPNPIFFLAMPVGSTATVVKTLYDYYNVEISKEIAGILLSAILSDTVIFKSPTTTEKDINAAEELAKIAGIEDLNTFGIQVKSKLSDVEKLTAEEIITRDFKDFNMSGKKVGIGQIELVDLKLIEERIDELLQKMAEIKEEGSYSGIYLMLTDIIREGTLLLAIVDDEKVVERAFGKKLENSRVWLDKVMSRKKEIVPPLESAYSAG; encoded by the coding sequence ATGATATATGTTATCGGACATAAAAATCCGGACACAGACAGCATATGCTCAGCTATCGCTTATGCAGAACTTAAGAAAAAGCTTGGCGTTGACGTAAAAGCGGCCAGAAACGGAGAAATAAACCCTGAAACCGCATTTGTACTGGAAAAGTTCGGTTTCGATGTACCGGAACTTGTTACTGATGGCACGGATAAGAAGCTGATTCTCGTCGATCACAGCGATGTTTCCCAGTGTGTCGAGAATCTGGACAAGGCTGAAATCGTCGAAATAATAGACCATCACAAGATTGGTGACGTGACCACTCCAAACCCCATATTCTTCCTCGCAATGCCTGTGGGCTCCACAGCGACTGTTGTCAAGACACTTTACGACTATTACAACGTGGAAATCAGCAAGGAAATTGCAGGAATTCTCCTCTCAGCAATCCTCAGCGATACGGTGATTTTCAAATCACCGACAACAACGGAGAAGGACATCAATGCTGCTGAGGAGCTGGCAAAGATTGCCGGAATTGAGGATCTGAACACGTTTGGCATTCAGGTAAAGTCCAAGCTCTCAGATGTTGAGAAACTTACCGCTGAGGAAATAATAACGAGAGACTTCAAGGATTTCAACATGTCCGGGAAGAAGGTGGGTATAGGACAGATAGAGCTCGTGGACCTCAAGCTGATAGAGGAGAGGATTGACGAGCTTCTCCAGAAGATGGCAGAGATAAAGGAGGAAGGCAGCTACAGCGGAATCTACCTCATGCTCACAGACATAATCAGAGAAGGTACTCTGCTCCTCGCCATCGTGGACGACGAGAAGGTTGTTGAAAGAGCGTTTGGCAAGAAGCTCGAAAACAGCAGAGTCTGGCTGGACAAGGTTATGAGCAGAAAGAAAGAGATAGTCCCACCACTCGAAAGCGCATACTCTGCTGGCTGA
- a CDS encoding transglutaminase domain-containing protein, whose amino-acid sequence MEVKSQAMAVAVILGILILGSFLRSLDFSNTGLPGLIGEGLFTSSGPENQYPVSQDEVSVANTNNPVCMPIFTISGLDAEHTHLRTDVSSEYRDGKWIIEDLSYSDSPGAELGKIFSVTPLATIESVPVPKDTVSISLPSGYNRSAGIFNVEGNVTRFYGIYVSDLRTNENAALAKIDLDREKFERIKTLAEEITKNATGDYEKARLIEEYLKSSYEYSPYFNDSGDMIYDFLFVERKGICVHFASAFVALATAVDLPARAVFGYLAKPVSGEQVVYSCQAHMWAEVKIGDRWIEFDPTPPYRLRIPTVTSITSWSSEILAGQPLNVTGTVKLKDGRAVENGYVEIYLKESKNSSSGELIGISPITNSSFSLSKVVNETGKFSIVAHYTGSLLYSDSWSDPEVVVYEKTEILTNLDDPIPTEFLLKGSVTCSASQNESLVMVYIDGVNKTILTENNGSFSIPVKLSEGEHEIRILFPRQDLCAEASVEKHVRAGTLKIAAEPSEITAGKESTIAIHVDFNGEPYEGLIEVNGEIYRINGTLNLTLKPESPGPYTLNFRTGGVETSVTLSAKARTIIKAEEKNGYLEIRVSDSFGNRLNGTIFVNEMPVELKNGVAVTEKTGGEVRINYPGDRYHFPAEIKYSPANLFMYLIPPALLAPAIYAYYYRFHPRLEVKLKKEYPELPDIWGVGEEIEISVRSNFPYTITSDSRILSNRVAFSSPGLKEITVSAIKDGKIRKKTKVAVLIVEDYGKGVEEVYRMFENEIRRRGVDPENLTAREIMELVKSEKREKFLRLFELYEYAGKREYSRQEFVEAFEIYTDLRRSLK is encoded by the coding sequence GTGGAAGTGAAGAGTCAGGCAATGGCAGTTGCAGTGATACTTGGAATTCTGATTCTCGGATCGTTTCTGAGATCACTGGACTTCAGCAACACAGGTCTTCCGGGTCTAATCGGGGAAGGGCTGTTCACATCCAGCGGTCCGGAAAACCAGTATCCCGTCAGTCAGGACGAGGTGAGCGTTGCAAACACGAACAATCCAGTGTGCATGCCCATTTTCACAATCTCAGGACTGGACGCTGAACACACACACCTCAGAACGGATGTCAGCTCAGAGTACAGGGACGGAAAGTGGATCATTGAGGACCTGAGTTATTCCGACAGTCCCGGAGCCGAGCTGGGCAAAATCTTTTCAGTAACACCTCTCGCAACCATCGAGTCAGTTCCTGTACCGAAGGATACAGTGTCGATTTCGCTCCCGTCAGGATACAACAGATCAGCAGGCATATTCAACGTGGAGGGCAACGTAACCAGATTTTACGGAATATACGTCTCAGACCTGAGAACAAACGAGAATGCTGCCCTCGCAAAGATTGATCTCGATCGGGAAAAATTTGAAAGAATAAAAACTCTTGCCGAGGAAATCACAAAAAATGCCACAGGCGATTATGAAAAAGCCAGATTGATTGAGGAATACCTGAAGTCCTCTTACGAGTATTCACCGTACTTCAACGACAGTGGCGACATGATCTATGACTTTCTCTTCGTTGAGAGAAAGGGAATATGTGTTCACTTCGCCTCGGCGTTTGTGGCACTCGCAACCGCAGTGGATTTGCCCGCAAGAGCGGTTTTTGGATACCTTGCAAAGCCGGTATCGGGTGAACAGGTTGTTTATTCATGTCAGGCACATATGTGGGCCGAAGTCAAAATAGGAGACAGATGGATTGAATTCGACCCGACACCACCTTACAGACTGAGGATCCCCACTGTGACCTCGATCACATCCTGGAGCAGTGAAATCTTAGCCGGTCAGCCTTTAAACGTAACCGGGACGGTGAAGCTGAAGGATGGCAGAGCCGTTGAAAACGGTTACGTGGAAATATACCTGAAGGAGAGCAAGAACTCAAGCTCAGGTGAACTGATTGGCATTTCACCCATCACCAATAGCAGCTTCAGCCTTTCGAAGGTCGTAAACGAGACAGGTAAGTTCAGCATAGTTGCCCACTATACCGGAAGCCTTCTTTATTCAGATTCGTGGAGCGACCCTGAAGTTGTCGTTTACGAAAAAACCGAAATACTGACCAATCTGGATGACCCCATCCCAACAGAATTCCTGCTGAAGGGCAGCGTAACGTGCAGTGCAAGCCAGAACGAAAGTCTGGTGATGGTTTACATAGACGGAGTAAACAAAACCATTTTAACGGAAAATAACGGTTCATTCTCGATCCCCGTGAAGTTATCTGAGGGCGAACACGAAATAAGAATTCTGTTCCCCCGCCAGGATTTGTGTGCTGAAGCCAGCGTGGAAAAACATGTTCGTGCAGGCACTCTGAAAATTGCAGCCGAACCTTCAGAAATCACTGCAGGAAAGGAGAGCACGATAGCAATCCACGTTGACTTTAACGGGGAGCCCTATGAGGGGCTGATTGAGGTAAACGGTGAGATCTACAGAATTAACGGAACGCTGAATCTCACTCTGAAACCCGAATCTCCCGGACCATACACGCTCAATTTCAGAACCGGTGGGGTTGAAACCAGCGTTACGCTATCTGCCAAAGCCAGGACGATCATCAAGGCAGAGGAGAAAAACGGTTATCTCGAGATCAGGGTTTCGGATTCATTTGGCAACAGACTCAACGGCACCATATTCGTCAACGAGATGCCCGTTGAACTCAAAAATGGTGTTGCTGTCACTGAAAAAACTGGCGGGGAGGTGAGAATAAATTACCCCGGAGACAGATACCATTTTCCGGCGGAAATCAAATATTCCCCGGCAAACTTGTTCATGTACCTGATTCCGCCAGCTTTACTGGCTCCAGCCATTTACGCCTATTATTATCGCTTCCATCCGAGACTTGAAGTGAAGCTGAAAAAAGAGTATCCCGAACTTCCCGATATATGGGGAGTTGGCGAGGAGATAGAGATTTCGGTCAGATCAAACTTCCCATACACCATAACCTCCGACAGCAGAATCCTGAGCAACAGGGTTGCTTTCAGTTCACCGGGGCTGAAGGAGATCACCGTCAGCGCAATTAAAGACGGGAAAATAAGGAAAAAAACGAAAGTTGCAGTTCTAATAGTGGAGGATTACGGTAAAGGTGTTGAAGAGGTTTACAGAATGTTCGAAAACGAGATACGAAGGAGAGGTGTAGATCCCGAAAATTTAACAGCGAGAGAGATCATGGAACTCGTAAAATCTGAAAAAAGAGAGAAGTTTCTCAGGCTGTTTGAACTCTACGAGTATGCTGGAAAAAGAGAATATTCCAGGCAGGAGTTTGTAGAGGCGTTTGAGATCTATACCGACCTGAGGAGGAGTTTGAAATGA
- a CDS encoding AAA family ATPase has protein sequence METEVFVKKSEEILEVVSEYFVGKKDVIKRVLAAALSNGNVLFEDFPGLGKTLLAKVFARAIGADYSRIQFTPDLLPSDITGTKILRDGKFVLQKGPIFTHVLLADEINRSPPKTQSALLEAMEERQVTIEGETLRLPEPFFVLATQNPVEQEGTYPLPEAQIDRFLIRLKPGYPESVDDEMEILRRRISWKMDDPIELVKPAVSLQEFREMQMMTENVFVDEKILKYISEIVRATRSHEMVEIGSSPRGGLALLKMARSLALMDGRNYVIPDDVKSVAVDCLAHRIMLKIEYEIEGENQERIVEDVLNSVKVPKGE, from the coding sequence ATGGAGACTGAGGTCTTTGTTAAAAAGTCTGAAGAAATTCTGGAAGTCGTTTCAGAGTATTTTGTGGGAAAGAAAGACGTGATAAAGAGAGTTCTTGCAGCGGCTCTTTCAAACGGGAATGTTCTTTTCGAGGACTTTCCGGGACTCGGAAAGACTCTCCTTGCGAAAGTTTTCGCCAGAGCCATCGGAGCAGACTACAGCAGAATCCAGTTCACTCCAGATTTGCTCCCTTCAGACATTACCGGAACCAAAATACTGAGAGACGGAAAATTTGTGCTGCAGAAGGGGCCAATATTCACACATGTTCTGCTTGCCGACGAGATCAACAGAAGTCCACCAAAAACTCAGTCAGCTTTGCTTGAAGCAATGGAGGAGAGGCAGGTTACGATCGAGGGTGAGACTCTGAGATTGCCCGAACCCTTTTTTGTTCTTGCAACCCAGAACCCGGTGGAACAGGAAGGCACTTACCCCCTGCCGGAAGCCCAGATTGACAGATTTCTGATCAGACTGAAACCGGGATATCCGGAAAGTGTCGATGATGAAATGGAAATTCTCAGAAGGAGGATTTCATGGAAGATGGACGATCCGATTGAGCTTGTAAAGCCCGCAGTGAGTTTGCAGGAATTCAGAGAAATGCAGATGATGACGGAAAACGTTTTTGTAGATGAGAAAATACTTAAGTATATATCCGAAATCGTCAGAGCAACCAGGAGTCATGAGATGGTTGAGATTGGATCAAGTCCGAGAGGGGGTCTTGCTCTGCTGAAAATGGCAAGATCTCTGGCGCTGATGGATGGCAGGAACTACGTAATTCCGGATGACGTTAAAAGCGTTGCAGTTGACTGCCTTGCCCACAGAATAATGCTTAAAATAGAATACGAAATAGAGGGAGAAAATCAGGAGAGGATTGTGGAGGACGTGCTTAACAGTGTGAAGGTTCCAAAAGGTGAATGA
- a CDS encoding universal stress protein has translation MIKKVLFPTDFSKASEEGICVFEDLKSVGLEEVIITHVIDLNRLIGPVSGIDIPAVIHDYEEESNQNLKKFAELIEKTGVKAVIDDIRMGEPSSTICDVAEEKGVDAVVIPSHGKGLLAGVLLGSVSEGVVKRSKKPVLVVKLTAQNNGEIRKEFDRLFSRILFAYDFSEQSDRLKEYVKLFAEKGGSDEVMIVHVIEKGEELSDEQIEKLESIKREFENAGVSADLFIESGTPYKEISRLVDEKLASLVAISSTGKGLIKSLLGGTADNVVRRSKVPVFVYKQ, from the coding sequence ATGATAAAAAAAGTCCTTTTCCCGACAGATTTCTCAAAAGCGAGTGAAGAAGGTATTTGTGTTTTTGAGGACCTCAAATCTGTGGGGCTTGAGGAGGTAATAATAACGCATGTCATAGACCTGAACAGGCTCATCGGTCCTGTTTCCGGAATCGACATTCCCGCGGTAATACACGATTACGAGGAGGAAAGCAACCAGAACCTCAAAAAGTTCGCCGAACTTATAGAAAAAACGGGTGTGAAAGCGGTTATAGACGACATAAGGATGGGCGAACCATCATCCACAATATGTGATGTCGCTGAAGAGAAGGGCGTTGATGCAGTGGTAATCCCATCCCACGGAAAGGGTCTGCTCGCAGGAGTTCTCCTCGGCAGCGTCTCTGAAGGAGTCGTGAAGAGAAGCAAGAAACCGGTTCTTGTCGTGAAACTGACTGCCCAAAATAATGGAGAGATCAGAAAGGAGTTCGACAGACTTTTCAGCAGGATACTGTTTGCCTACGACTTTTCCGAACAATCAGACCGGCTCAAGGAATACGTTAAACTGTTCGCAGAAAAAGGCGGATCCGACGAGGTTATGATTGTCCACGTGATCGAGAAGGGTGAAGAGCTGTCTGACGAGCAAATAGAAAAACTTGAAAGCATCAAAAGGGAATTCGAGAACGCTGGTGTTTCAGCAGACCTGTTCATTGAAAGCGGAACTCCGTACAAAGAGATTTCAAGACTGGTAGATGAAAAACTCGCTTCACTCGTCGCCATCTCCAGCACGGGGAAGGGTCTGATCAAATCTCTGCTTGGAGGCACTGCCGATAACGTTGTGAGGAGGAGTAAAGTACCGGTATTCGTTTACAAGCAATGA
- a CDS encoding 2,5-diamino-6-(ribosylamino)-4(3H)-pyrimidinone 5'-phosphate reductase, whose protein sequence is MRRPFVFINSAMSLDGKISNERREQVKISSPEDFAVVDRLRAESDAILVGIGTVLSDDPKLTVKNPDLREERVRQGLPPNPVRVVADSLARTPLNAQVLNRDARTVIAVSEQADGERIEKLRKKAEILIAGEKRVNLRALMEYLWEAGVRKLMVEGGSEINHSLIKEGLVDEIRVFYSGIVIGGADAPTLVSGKSFDVPVKFKIKSCEILGNGVAVVWSLR, encoded by the coding sequence ATGAGAAGACCGTTTGTTTTCATAAATTCTGCAATGAGTCTTGACGGAAAGATAAGCAACGAGAGAAGAGAGCAGGTGAAAATCTCAAGCCCTGAAGATTTTGCAGTGGTTGACAGGCTGAGGGCAGAAAGCGATGCGATTCTTGTCGGGATTGGAACCGTCCTCTCTGATGATCCAAAACTCACCGTGAAAAACCCCGATCTGAGAGAAGAGAGGGTCAGACAGGGATTGCCGCCAAATCCGGTGAGAGTGGTGGCGGATAGTCTGGCCAGAACACCCCTCAATGCCCAGGTGCTTAACAGAGATGCCAGGACAGTAATTGCAGTTTCAGAGCAAGCTGACGGGGAGAGGATAGAGAAACTAAGGAAGAAGGCCGAAATACTCATCGCCGGAGAGAAAAGAGTGAATCTGAGAGCCCTGATGGAGTACCTGTGGGAGGCAGGCGTGAGAAAGCTGATGGTCGAGGGAGGAAGTGAGATAAACCATTCACTAATCAAGGAGGGGCTTGTGGACGAAATCAGAGTTTTCTATTCCGGGATTGTTATTGGTGGTGCTGATGCCCCCACCCTTGTATCAGGAAAATCTTTTGATGTGCCTGTAAAGTTCAAAATAAAAAGCTGCGAGATTCTCGGCAATGGCGTTGCTGTCGTGTGGAGTTTGAGATAG
- a CDS encoding competence/damage-inducible protein A, which translates to MKFAILVVGNEILSGEVQESNANYIAKKLTMMGHRVERIVTVPDKVEDIAEELKRLLRYDFVFVTGGLGATHDDVTAEGIAKAIGRRLIHSDEVERFVKRWTDKREVINKVSQVPMGAEIIENSVGVVPAFVIDKVAALPGVPNEMRDTFGKIVRRFSKEDYHVDYLRIDGYEENIVNQLHKVVEKFPEVEIGSYPKPGYVLVKFSGRDPSKVAEAKKYLESLL; encoded by the coding sequence ATGAAATTTGCCATCTTGGTTGTTGGAAATGAAATACTGAGTGGAGAGGTTCAGGAAAGTAACGCAAATTACATTGCCAAAAAGCTCACCATGATGGGACACAGGGTTGAGAGGATAGTTACGGTTCCGGACAAAGTCGAGGACATTGCTGAAGAACTGAAAAGGTTGCTCAGATACGATTTTGTCTTCGTAACCGGAGGTCTCGGAGCCACACATGACGACGTTACCGCTGAAGGAATTGCAAAGGCAATCGGGAGAAGGCTCATTCACAGCGATGAGGTGGAAAGATTCGTGAAAAGATGGACTGACAAGAGAGAGGTTATAAACAAGGTCTCTCAGGTACCGATGGGCGCAGAGATAATAGAGAACAGTGTTGGCGTTGTTCCGGCATTTGTGATTGACAAGGTTGCAGCACTGCCCGGTGTGCCAAACGAGATGAGGGACACATTCGGAAAGATCGTCAGAAGGTTCTCCAAGGAAGATTACCATGTGGATTACCTGAGAATCGATGGGTATGAGGAGAACATAGTGAACCAGCTCCACAAGGTCGTCGAAAAGTTCCCTGAAGTTGAGATAGGGTCGTATCCGAAACCAGGGTACGTGCTTGTAAAGTTTTCAGGAAGGGACCCATCAAAGGTTGCAGAGGCAAAGAAATATCTTGAGAGCCTGCTATGA
- a CDS encoding class II aldolase/adducin family protein: protein MIDEAIRVGKKLAEQHLIDGSSGNLSFVDGGEMVITKSGAVLDELTPDDFVRVDFRGTDRSASSDLEVHRKVYEKTNFRAVLHCHGSYNVALSLLEDGLIPVDLEGRMFLGEIRFIEGKFGTERYAELISDEIRKNGFAVVKGHGIYAAGRSFMDAFKLASFVEHSCKVYYLVRVYSLLCKQ from the coding sequence GTGATTGACGAGGCGATAAGGGTCGGTAAAAAACTTGCAGAACAGCATCTGATTGATGGATCGAGCGGTAACCTGAGTTTTGTGGATGGTGGAGAGATGGTTATCACAAAAAGCGGAGCGGTTCTCGATGAGCTCACTCCTGATGACTTTGTGAGGGTGGACTTCAGGGGCACTGACAGGAGCGCCTCATCGGACCTTGAGGTTCACAGGAAGGTATATGAAAAAACAAACTTTCGAGCAGTTCTGCACTGCCACGGCTCATACAATGTCGCTCTTTCCCTCCTTGAGGACGGATTAATCCCTGTTGACCTGGAGGGCAGGATGTTTCTGGGAGAGATCAGGTTCATCGAGGGAAAATTTGGCACGGAAAGGTATGCGGAGCTGATTTCTGATGAAATACGCAAAAATGGCTTTGCCGTTGTGAAGGGTCACGGGATCTATGCCGCAGGCCGGTCTTTTATGGATGCGTTCAAACTGGCGAGCTTTGTGGAACACTCCTGCAAGGTTTACTATCTTGTCAGAGTTTACTCCCTTCTCTGTAAGCAGTAA
- a CDS encoding prefoldin subunit beta gives MGELPPQVQNLAGQLQQVQQQLQLIISQKAQLEGLIKEAKDALDELQKSDSDVAYRAVGNVLVKLKKEEIEKDLQEKIETYEVRKNMLERQEGKLRDRLAELQEKLRSALGVQAG, from the coding sequence ATGGGTGAATTACCTCCTCAGGTTCAGAATCTGGCAGGACAGCTTCAGCAGGTTCAGCAGCAGCTGCAGCTGATAATCTCACAGAAGGCTCAGCTTGAAGGACTGATCAAGGAGGCGAAGGATGCACTTGATGAACTGCAGAAGTCCGATTCGGATGTGGCATACAGGGCAGTAGGAAACGTTCTCGTCAAGCTCAAAAAAGAGGAAATCGAGAAGGACCTCCAGGAGAAGATAGAAACCTACGAAGTCAGAAAGAACATGCTTGAAAGGCAGGAAGGAAAGCTGAGGGACAGACTGGCAGAACTGCAGGAAAAGCTAAGATCTGCTCTTGGCGTTCAGGCTGGCTAA
- a CDS encoding DUF58 domain-containing protein encodes MQIIEKKLMESLIAVILLSVLVISEKLLYLAVIPAIFFLFPARMLVRVENFHLSGPVYVGDEFHVRADFTVLGFGYVRIKYDVEDSSENHSDHVTGGFVPFFRKFSLTCRGKVTRRGLRNFGKFSLVFENPFLVNRREDVIDLEKFVEIKVRVRKIRKIGARRVKTKNSIPDIDRSKIGVPGTDFREVRLYHPGDPVKFINWKATARKGEVLVNDFEVEGKRTIWLLINTTEDAYSDSTYLDSALTLAASLAYFYTKRGHKVALTLTGSGKTVYPDYGRKQFMRILKELSNAEFSGKSVLNTFSEAKKLMLYYQPHIIYITSPFDSLKIGKELARTGLTFRIAMCRGKQPENEIAGLILGCITKEKIKSGAEPENRLVVV; translated from the coding sequence ATGCAGATCATCGAGAAAAAACTCATGGAGTCTCTGATCGCAGTAATACTTCTCTCGGTCCTCGTCATATCGGAAAAATTACTCTACCTCGCAGTAATACCCGCCATATTTTTCCTGTTTCCCGCCAGGATGCTCGTGAGGGTTGAGAACTTTCATTTATCAGGTCCAGTTTACGTTGGTGACGAATTCCACGTACGGGCAGATTTCACAGTCCTCGGATTCGGATACGTGAGGATAAAATACGATGTGGAAGACTCGAGTGAAAACCACTCTGATCATGTTACGGGAGGATTTGTCCCGTTTTTCAGAAAATTCAGTCTAACCTGCAGGGGAAAAGTTACCAGAAGAGGGTTGAGAAACTTCGGAAAATTCAGTCTGGTTTTCGAGAACCCGTTTTTAGTCAATCGAAGAGAGGACGTTATCGACCTGGAAAAATTTGTAGAAATTAAGGTCAGAGTTAGGAAAATCAGAAAAATCGGAGCCAGAAGGGTGAAAACGAAAAACAGCATACCGGACATAGACAGATCAAAGATAGGTGTTCCGGGTACCGATTTCAGAGAGGTCAGGCTTTACCATCCCGGCGATCCTGTAAAATTCATCAACTGGAAGGCTACGGCAAGAAAGGGAGAGGTGCTCGTCAATGATTTCGAGGTGGAAGGCAAAAGAACGATCTGGCTTCTGATAAACACAACAGAGGATGCATACTCTGACAGCACGTACCTGGACAGTGCCCTCACACTCGCCGCCTCACTGGCATACTTTTACACAAAAAGAGGACACAAGGTCGCTCTGACCCTGACTGGCTCTGGAAAAACCGTTTATCCGGATTATGGAAGAAAACAGTTTATGAGAATTCTAAAGGAGCTCAGCAATGCCGAGTTTTCAGGAAAATCCGTATTGAACACATTCTCCGAGGCAAAGAAGCTGATGCTGTATTACCAGCCACACATCATATACATCACATCACCGTTCGACAGCCTGAAAATCGGGAAGGAGCTTGCCAGGACAGGTCTTACGTTCAGGATTGCAATGTGCCGTGGCAAACAGCCGGAGAATGAGATTGCCGGATTGATCCTGGGTTGCATTACAAAAGAGAAAATCAAATCGGGAGCCGAACCGGAAAACAGGCTGGTGGTGGTATGA